A single Cupriavidus sp. D39 DNA region contains:
- a CDS encoding PilW family protein has product MQLRYGIDTDGDGKADAFLRAEELRARGDAAWREVLVVQVALVLRGERPLALAAAPAVLTLFPPGAHGGAGLHADDLVFSPRDRPALIRRVFSASVRLRNARPCTETLC; this is encoded by the coding sequence ATGCAGCTGCGATACGGCATCGATACCGATGGCGATGGCAAGGCCGATGCGTTCCTGCGCGCCGAGGAACTGCGCGCCAGGGGCGACGCGGCCTGGCGCGAGGTACTGGTGGTGCAGGTGGCACTGGTCCTGCGTGGTGAGCGCCCACTGGCGCTGGCAGCAGCGCCGGCCGTGCTCACCTTGTTCCCACCGGGCGCACATGGCGGCGCCGGCCTCCATGCCGACGACCTCGTCTTCTCGCCGCGTGACCGGCCTGCCTTGATACGCCGGGTCTTCTCGGCATCCGTGCGCTTGCGCAATGCCCGGCCCTGCACGGAAACACTATGCTGA
- a CDS encoding pilus assembly protein, translating to MPRYVAELLHERPPGEWLGSGYASGTGSRPRFRITALGMGRDAAVRRLLQSEFQP from the coding sequence ATGCCGCGATACGTTGCCGAGTTGCTGCACGAGCGCCCTCCTGGCGAATGGCTGGGATCCGGCTACGCGTCGGGCACGGGATCGCGGCCGCGTTTTCGCATAACGGCGCTGGGCATGGGGCGCGACGCGGCGGTACGCCGCTTGCTGCAAAGCGAGTTCCAGCCATGA
- a CDS encoding prepilin-type N-terminal cleavage/methylation domain-containing protein: MTPCPRPGGFTLLELLITLTVSAILMAMVMPAWHQHMARGWRAEARSALIGVMLDLERHALATMSFAAQPGGATVGRQVAAAGARPSGAPASLDQRQRLPGQRAGALRGAACRAADAGCVMRHADTAQYRRVARAARLCRGAGAAAPGVLRRPCVGSGTRTGAGIRVAAQRLPSC; the protein is encoded by the coding sequence ATGACACCCTGCCCTCGCCCGGGCGGCTTCACCCTGCTCGAGTTGCTGATCACGCTGACTGTCTCCGCGATCCTCATGGCGATGGTGATGCCTGCCTGGCACCAGCACATGGCACGCGGCTGGCGCGCCGAGGCGCGCAGCGCACTGATCGGCGTGATGCTGGACCTGGAGCGCCACGCGCTCGCCACCATGAGCTTCGCCGCCCAGCCGGGCGGCGCCACGGTGGGCCGGCAAGTGGCCGCAGCCGGTGCCCGCCCAAGCGGCGCGCCCGCGTCATTGGATCAACGCCAGCGCCTGCCCGGGCAGCGGGCTGGCGCATTGCGTGGAGCTGCGTGCCGTGCCGCTGACGCCGGATGCGTCATGCGGCACGCTGATACTGCGCAGTACCGGCGAGTGGCTCGCGCAGCCCGCCTTTGCCGCGGAGCCGGTGCCGCTGCCCCAGGCGTGCTGAGGCGGCCATGCGTCGGATCTGGCACCCGCACTGGCGCCGGCATTCGCGTCGCGGCGCAACGCTTGCCGAGCTGCTGA
- a CDS encoding GspH/FimT family pseudopilin, protein MRRIWHPHWRRHSRRGATLAELLTCVAVLAILAALAFPSWQRLQARQQVMLAADRLAGSLAVARSAAVARRSDVILTPLPGASSLDHGWRLALAPGGEPGQDNAGLLAVVELRNACLRIALRSTTQGSNTLRMTAVGYSRSEQGGFLAATFTVSCQGEQRQLRLGAHGRVRLCTPGQDADCGDLAQSAPP, encoded by the coding sequence ATGCGTCGGATCTGGCACCCGCACTGGCGCCGGCATTCGCGTCGCGGCGCAACGCTTGCCGAGCTGCTGACCTGCGTGGCCGTGCTGGCCATCCTGGCAGCGCTGGCTTTCCCGTCCTGGCAGCGCTTGCAAGCGCGCCAGCAGGTGATGCTGGCGGCAGACCGCCTGGCCGGCTCGCTGGCGGTGGCACGCTCCGCCGCCGTGGCCCGGCGATCCGACGTGATACTGACGCCCTTGCCGGGTGCCTCGTCGCTGGATCATGGCTGGCGGCTGGCACTGGCGCCAGGGGGCGAGCCTGGCCAGGACAATGCCGGCTTGCTTGCGGTCGTCGAACTGCGCAACGCCTGCCTGCGCATTGCCCTGCGCTCCACCACGCAAGGCAGCAATACGCTGCGCATGACAGCTGTGGGATACTCTCGCTCAGAGCAAGGCGGGTTCCTCGCTGCCACCTTCACCGTTTCCTGCCAGGGCGAACAGCGGCAGCTAAGGCTCGGTGCTCACGGCCGCGTCCGTCTGTGCACGCCGGGGCAGGATGCCGATTGCGGCGACCTTGCACAGTCCGCGCCGCCCTGA
- the ribD gene encoding bifunctional diaminohydroxyphosphoribosylaminopyrimidine deaminase/5-amino-6-(5-phosphoribosylamino)uracil reductase RibD: protein MFSDTDHAAMAQALALAERGMYTTTPNPRVGCVLSKDGKIIGQGFTQPAGQDHAEIQALKDAAARGNDPKGATAFVTLEPCSHFGRTPPCADALVRAGIARVVAAMEDPNPTVSGRGLQRLREAGVDVRCGLLEKEARELNIGFVNRMTRGLPWVRVKVAASLDGGTALHDGSSQWITGQAARDDGHAWRARASAILTGIGTVRDDNPQLNVRAVDTPRQPQRVVVDSRLEIPLDARLLTPDTGDFAKPVLVFCAFDDTARRRALEARGAEVVVLPNPHGKVELRHMLEELGRRGVNELHVEAGFKLNGSLIREHCADELLIYLAPKLLGDAQGMFQLPPLARLQDAAAFRWHDVRMIGEDLRLIARRADHV, encoded by the coding sequence ATGTTCTCCGATACCGACCACGCAGCCATGGCACAGGCTCTCGCGCTCGCCGAGCGTGGCATGTACACCACCACGCCCAACCCGCGCGTTGGCTGCGTTTTGTCCAAGGACGGCAAGATCATCGGCCAGGGCTTCACCCAACCCGCCGGGCAGGATCACGCCGAGATCCAGGCGCTCAAGGATGCCGCGGCGCGCGGGAACGATCCCAAGGGTGCCACGGCCTTTGTCACGCTCGAGCCCTGCAGCCATTTTGGCCGGACGCCGCCCTGCGCGGACGCGCTGGTGCGCGCCGGCATCGCGCGCGTGGTGGCGGCCATGGAAGACCCGAACCCGACGGTTTCCGGCCGTGGCTTGCAGCGGCTGCGCGAAGCCGGCGTGGACGTGCGCTGCGGCTTGCTCGAAAAAGAAGCACGCGAGCTCAACATCGGCTTTGTCAATCGGATGACGCGCGGCCTGCCCTGGGTGCGTGTCAAGGTGGCTGCCTCGCTCGACGGCGGCACCGCGCTGCACGACGGCAGCAGCCAGTGGATTACCGGCCAGGCGGCGCGCGACGACGGCCACGCCTGGCGTGCGCGCGCCAGCGCCATCCTGACCGGCATCGGCACCGTGCGAGACGACAACCCGCAGCTCAATGTGCGTGCCGTTGACACGCCGCGCCAGCCACAGCGCGTGGTGGTGGATTCCCGGCTGGAGATTCCCCTGGACGCGCGCCTGCTGACGCCGGACACCGGGGACTTTGCCAAGCCGGTGCTGGTGTTCTGCGCCTTTGACGATACGGCGCGCCGGCGCGCCCTGGAAGCCCGCGGCGCGGAAGTGGTGGTGCTGCCCAATCCGCACGGCAAGGTGGAATTGCGCCACATGCTGGAAGAGCTCGGCCGGCGCGGCGTCAACGAGCTGCACGTGGAAGCCGGCTTCAAGCTCAACGGATCGCTGATCCGCGAGCATTGCGCCGACGAGCTGCTGATCTACCTGGCGCCCAAGCTGCTGGGCGACGCGCAAGGCATGTTCCAGTTGCCGCCCCTGGCGCGGCTGCAGGACGCCGCGGCCTTCCGCTGGCACGACGTGCGCATGATCGGCGAAGACCTGCGCCTGATCGCGCGCCGCGCCGATCACGTCTGA
- the ribBA gene encoding bifunctional 3,4-dihydroxy-2-butanone-4-phosphate synthase/GTP cyclohydrolase II produces MTIARTEEIIAEIRAGRMVILVDEEDRENEGDLVLAADFVTPEAINFMAKYGRGLICLTLTAERCRQLELQPMVSRNGTVHGTNFTVSIEAAEGVTTGISAADRARTVQAAVAKDARAADLVQPGHIFPLTAQPGGVLIRAGHTEAGCDLGALAGLTPAAVICEIMKDDGTMARLPDLIEFAQEHHIKIGTIADLIHYRSRTESIIERAGERTMQTPYGTFHSIIYRDKPSGRAHLALVKGNPQADRETLVRVHEPLSTLDLLEVSRTTHSWSVPAALEAIAQSEHGVMVLLNCGDTAEQLFTQFSALDAPQNRPRVKPDLRTYGTGAQILKDLGVGKMRVLASPLKMPSMTGYDLEVTGYQPMSGGQAN; encoded by the coding sequence ATGACAATCGCCCGTACAGAAGAAATCATTGCCGAAATCCGTGCCGGCCGCATGGTCATCCTGGTTGACGAGGAAGACCGCGAGAACGAGGGCGACCTGGTCCTGGCCGCCGATTTCGTCACACCGGAGGCGATCAACTTCATGGCCAAGTACGGCCGTGGCCTCATCTGCCTGACACTGACCGCCGAACGCTGCCGCCAGCTCGAGCTGCAGCCCATGGTCAGCCGCAATGGCACGGTGCACGGCACCAACTTCACGGTGTCAATCGAAGCGGCGGAGGGCGTCACGACCGGCATCTCGGCGGCCGACCGGGCCCGCACCGTGCAAGCCGCGGTGGCCAAGGATGCCCGTGCAGCCGACCTGGTCCAGCCCGGCCACATCTTCCCGTTGACGGCCCAACCCGGCGGCGTGCTGATTCGCGCGGGCCATACCGAAGCCGGTTGCGACCTGGGCGCCCTGGCTGGCCTGACGCCGGCCGCCGTGATCTGCGAGATCATGAAGGACGATGGCACCATGGCGCGCCTGCCGGACCTGATCGAGTTCGCGCAAGAGCATCACATCAAGATCGGCACCATTGCCGACCTGATCCACTACCGCAGCCGCACCGAGAGCATCATCGAGCGCGCCGGCGAGCGCACCATGCAAACGCCGTATGGCACGTTCCACAGCATCATCTATCGCGACAAGCCGAGCGGCCGCGCCCACCTGGCGCTGGTCAAGGGCAACCCCCAGGCCGATCGTGAAACGCTGGTGCGCGTGCATGAGCCGCTTTCCACGCTGGACCTGCTGGAAGTGTCGCGTACCACGCACTCCTGGAGCGTGCCCGCCGCGCTCGAGGCCATTGCGCAGTCCGAGCATGGCGTGATGGTGTTGCTGAACTGCGGCGACACGGCCGAACAGCTGTTCACGCAGTTCTCGGCGCTCGACGCGCCGCAAAACCGCCCGCGCGTGAAGCCGGACCTGCGCACCTACGGCACCGGCGCCCAGATCCTCAAGGATCTCGGCGTGGGCAAGATGCGCGTGCTGGCATCTCCGCTGAAAATGCCGAGCATGACCGGCTATGACCTTGAAGTGACTGGCTACCAGCCCATGAGCGGCGGCCAGGCTAACTGA
- the ribH gene encoding 6,7-dimethyl-8-ribityllumazine synthase gives MDHGFYPSNLEGEGLRIGIVQARFNEPVCAELLEACVAELEKLGIEGEDTLVVTVPGALEVPLALQKMAESGQFDALVALGAVVRGETYHFELVSNESGAGISRVGLDFNVPIANGILTVDTDAQAHARTREKGRDCARAAVEMANLVSALDSLRSQEADEDEDDDE, from the coding sequence ATGGATCACGGTTTCTACCCCAGCAACCTCGAAGGTGAAGGCCTGCGCATCGGCATCGTGCAAGCGCGCTTCAACGAGCCGGTTTGCGCCGAGCTGCTTGAAGCCTGCGTCGCCGAGCTGGAAAAGCTGGGCATCGAAGGCGAGGACACCCTGGTGGTGACCGTGCCGGGCGCGCTCGAAGTGCCGCTGGCGTTGCAAAAGATGGCTGAAAGCGGCCAGTTCGATGCGCTGGTCGCGCTGGGCGCGGTCGTGCGCGGCGAGACCTATCACTTCGAGCTGGTCTCGAATGAATCGGGCGCCGGCATCAGCCGCGTCGGCCTGGACTTCAATGTGCCCATCGCCAACGGCATCCTGACCGTCGACACCGACGCCCAGGCCCATGCCCGCACCCGCGAGAAGGGCCGCGACTGCGCTCGCGCCGCGGTGGAAATGGCCAACCTGGTCTCCGCGCTGGATTCGCTGCGCAGCCAGGAAGCGGATGAAGACGAGGACGACGATGAGTGA
- the nusB gene encoding transcription antitermination factor NusB, whose product MSDTPESSNPAGKPADDAGTKPVAKTEPKAAPKSARRRSRELALQGLYQWLLNRNDTDAIQAHLHDAQGFNKADREHFDALLNGAIREETRLTGAFEPFLDRPVSELSPVERAALLIGSYELIHCVDIPYKVVINEAVELTKTFGGVEGYKYVNGVLDKLAAKVRAPELAARR is encoded by the coding sequence ATGAGTGACACGCCCGAAAGCAGCAACCCCGCCGGCAAGCCGGCGGACGACGCCGGCACCAAGCCCGTCGCCAAGACCGAGCCCAAGGCAGCGCCCAAGAGCGCGCGCCGCCGCTCGCGCGAGCTCGCCCTGCAGGGCCTCTACCAGTGGCTGCTGAACCGCAACGATACCGATGCGATCCAGGCCCACCTGCACGACGCCCAAGGCTTCAACAAGGCTGACCGCGAGCACTTCGATGCACTGCTCAATGGCGCCATCCGCGAAGAAACCCGGCTAACGGGCGCCTTCGAGCCGTTCCTGGACCGCCCCGTGAGCGAGCTGTCGCCGGTCGAGCGTGCGGCCCTGCTGATCGGCAGCTACGAGTTGATCCACTGCGTGGACATCCCGTACAAGGTTGTCATCAACGAAGCCGTGGAACTGACCAAGACCTTCGGCGGCGTGGAAGGCTACAAGTACGTCAACGGCGTGCTGGACAAGCTGGCCGCCAAGGTGCGCGCGCCGGAACTGGCCGCCCGACGCTGA
- a CDS encoding pyridoxal phosphate-dependent aminotransferase, producing the protein MDLQRLATASRLANIDAFHVMELAKQAAELERAGRHIIHMGIGEPDFTAAEPVVRAAEAAMRRGVTQYTSALGIAPLREAIAGYYKTMYGIDIPARRVVVTAGASAALLLACAVLVEIGAEVLMPDPSYPCNRHFVAAFDGRAKMIPSGPAQRFQLTAEQVETHWGEQTRGVLLASPSNPTGTSILPDELARILKAVRARQGFAIVDEIYQGLSYDAPPVSALSLDDDVITVNSFSKYFNMTGWRLGWLVVPDELVGAFEKVAQNLFICASAVAQHAALACFSPEALAIYDARKAEFHRRRDAVVPALESLGLRVPVKPDGAFYVYADCRGVNHPAAGDADSLTQAMLHDAGVVLVPGQDFGPFTASDYIRISYATSMENIEEAMARLGKFFA; encoded by the coding sequence ATGGACCTGCAGCGCCTCGCCACCGCCTCCCGCCTTGCCAATATCGACGCCTTCCACGTGATGGAGCTGGCCAAGCAGGCCGCCGAACTCGAGCGCGCCGGGCGCCACATCATCCACATGGGGATCGGCGAGCCCGACTTCACCGCCGCCGAGCCCGTGGTGCGGGCCGCCGAGGCCGCCATGCGCCGCGGCGTGACCCAGTACACCAGCGCGCTGGGCATCGCACCGTTGCGCGAGGCCATCGCCGGCTATTACAAGACCATGTACGGGATCGACATCCCGGCGCGCCGCGTGGTGGTCACCGCCGGTGCCTCGGCCGCGCTGCTGCTGGCCTGCGCCGTGCTGGTGGAGATCGGCGCGGAAGTGCTGATGCCCGACCCCAGCTACCCCTGCAACCGGCATTTCGTCGCCGCTTTCGACGGCCGCGCGAAGATGATCCCGAGCGGCCCGGCCCAGCGCTTCCAGCTCACGGCCGAGCAGGTGGAGACCCACTGGGGCGAACAGACCCGTGGCGTGCTGCTGGCGTCGCCTTCCAACCCCACCGGCACATCGATCCTGCCGGACGAGCTGGCGCGCATCCTGAAGGCCGTGCGGGCCCGCCAGGGCTTTGCCATCGTCGACGAGATCTACCAGGGCCTGTCGTACGACGCGCCGCCGGTATCGGCGCTGAGCCTGGACGACGACGTGATCACCGTCAACAGCTTCTCCAAGTACTTCAATATGACCGGCTGGCGCCTGGGCTGGCTGGTGGTGCCGGACGAACTGGTGGGCGCCTTCGAGAAAGTGGCGCAGAACCTCTTCATCTGCGCCTCGGCCGTTGCCCAGCACGCTGCGCTGGCCTGCTTCTCCCCCGAGGCGCTGGCGATCTACGATGCGCGCAAGGCGGAGTTCCACCGCCGCCGCGATGCCGTCGTGCCGGCGCTGGAGTCGCTCGGCCTGCGGGTGCCGGTCAAGCCGGATGGCGCCTTCTACGTCTATGCGGACTGCCGTGGCGTCAACCACCCGGCCGCGGGCGATGCCGACAGCCTGACGCAGGCCATGCTGCACGATGCCGGTGTGGTGCTGGTGCCGGGCCAGGACTTTGGCCCCTTCACGGCGAGCGACTACATCCGGATTTCCTACGCGACCTCGATGGAGAACATCGAGGAGGCCATGGCCCGCCTGGGCAAGTTCTTCGCCTGA